One genomic region from Colletotrichum lupini chromosome 7, complete sequence encodes:
- a CDS encoding protein phosphatase 1 regulatory subunit SDS22 — protein MPGSVDPTTPTEPSSPRHSPRIELPEEDASASPRTDGQTSPGLRNSKGWDGKLRVQHLLDGEDPETDELIVSHARVSSIPALRLERFQKVVRLCLRQNSIQSIDGLAALAPTLEDLDFYDNLISHIRGLDDLVNLTSLDLSFNKIKHIKHVNHLTKLKEIFLVANKISTIENLEGLDDLTSLELGSNRIRVLQNLDSLKKLEELWVAKNKITELTGLGGLSNLRLLSIQSNRIRDLAPLAEVPGLEELYISHNALTSLAGIEKSEKLRVLDISNNAVASVKGLAPLKNLEELWASYNQIGDFNEVEKELKDKEHLTTVYFEGNPLQLRGPAVYRNKVRLALPQLSQIDATFVKTS, from the exons ATGCCCGGCTCTGTAGATCCCACCACCCCGACAGAACCCTCGTCGCCGAGGCACTCCCCGCGCATCGAGCTCCCAGAAGAAGACGCCAGCGCCTCCCCGCGGACAGACGGCCAGACCAGCCCAGGCCTCAGGAACAGCAAAGGATGGGACGGCAAGCTCAGGGTTCAGC ATCTACTCGATGGCGAAGACCCAGAAACAGACGAACTCATCGTCTCTCACGCCCGCGTCTCCTCCATACCCGCCCTCCGCCTCGAACGCTTCCAAAAGGTGGTACGCCTCTGCCTCCGCCAGAACTCGATCCAGTCCATCGACGGCCTCGCCGCCCTCGCGCCCACCCTCGAGGACCTCGACTTTTACGACAACCTCATCTCCCACATCCGCGGCCTCGACGACCTCGTCAACCTCACCTCTCTCGACCTCAGCTTCAACAAGATCAAGCACATCAAGCACGTCAACCACCTGACCAAGCTCAAGGAGATCTTCCTCGTCGCCAACAAGATCTCCACAATCGAAAACCTCGAAGGGCTCGATGACCTCACCTCGCTCGAGCTCGGCTCCAACCGCATCCGCGTCCTTCAGAACCTCGACTCCCTGAAGAAACTCGAGGAGCTCTGGGTCGCCAAGAACAAAATCACCGAGCTCACGGGGCTAGGCGGACTCTCTAACCTGCGCCTCCTCAGCATCCAATCCAACCGCATTCGCGACCTGGCGCCCTTGGCTGAGGTGCCCGGCCTCGAGGAACTCTACATCTCTCACAACGCCCTCACCTCCCTCGCCGGTATCGAAAAGAGCGAGAAGCTGCGCGTCCTCGACATCTCCAACAACGCCGTTGCGAGCGTTAAGGGCCTCGCGCCACTCAAGAACCTCGAGGAGCTCTGGGCCAGCTATAATCAGATTGGCGACTTCAACGAGGTCGAGAAGGAGCTCAAGGACAAGGAACACCTCACGACGGTCTACTTTGAGGGCAACCCGCTACAGCTTAGAGGACCCGCGGTGTATCGCAACAAAGTCCGTCTGGCGTTGCCCCAACTATCCCAGATCGACGCAA CCTTTGTCAAAACATCATGA
- a CDS encoding aldo/keto reductase: MYGDGTMGCLEACSRPGTGGGYRRGQWESQEVAIGLLALGLSKLAFRARRILYIAWQPRTRTPDFCHASLILHSRTYFPEQRQLPFIMAVPNIKLNSGFDMPQVGFGLWKVDNDIAADTVYEAIKAGYRLFDGACEREQEEAFCGAMNPASVTGGNCVATRKQLDRFLLQKNALRAAIDAGVGGLLRVSPLHNFFLRSQLLPLLNPTMDHRCEFLQSTDGDFPHALQLHPESSPQPPLHFTRDTHPSPRPALSLVTPLTTLTNAIHLHSGLRSRIPRIHHTWTTQIIHTLIRHDVQLCYGGVARAIKEGLVKREELFIVSKLWNTFHDGERVEPIVKKQLADWGVDYFDLYLIHFPVALEYVDPSVRYPPGWHYDGKSEIRPSKASIQETWTAMESLVENKLSKSIGVSNFQGQLLYDLLRYAKIPPATLQIEHHPYLVQPDLIKLAANEGIAVTAYSSFGPASFKEFNMEHATDFVPLFEEPTVTAIAKKHNKEPSQVLLRWATQRGLAVIPKTSRKHVLAQNLSVTDFDLEQSEIDKISSLDRKTRFNQPANYFPTEKLWIFESGLLVVQLAVCVGNLSDMCQTTYDPSWKSRSPVTCSVYTPKVRKSRPPIEECIIPVIMYSCSPNSVAEYV, translated from the exons ATGTATGGTGACGGCACCATGGGGTGTCTGGAAGCATGCAGCCGGCCGGGGACAGGTGGAGGTTATCGACGCGGGCAATGGGAAAGCCAGGAAGTTGCAATTGGTCTACTTGCCCTAGGACTCAGCAAGCTTGCCTTCCGGGCCAGACGAATACTCTACATTGCCTGGCAACCGCGTACCAGAACACCTGAC tTCTGCCACGCTTCGTTGATCTTACACTCTCGAACCTACTTCCCAGAACAACGACAGCTACCATTCATCATGGCCGTCCCCAACATCAAGCTGAACAGCGGCTTTGACATGCCCCAAGTGGGCTTCGGTCTGTGGAAGGTTGACAACGACATTGCCGCCGACACCGTCTACGAGGCCATCAAGGCCGGATACCGTCTGTTTGACGGCGCCTGCG AGCGAGAGCAAGAGGAAGCATTCTGCGGCGCAATGAACCCAGCTTCAGTGACAGGCGGCAACTGCGTGGCAACCAGGAAGCAATTGGACAGGTTTCTCTTGCAGAAAAACGCGTTGCGCGCTGCCATTGATGCTGGTGTTGGTGGTCTGCTGCGTGTCTCCCCCCTCCATAATTTCTTCCTGAGAAGCCAACTATTACCCCTCCTAAACCCCACCATGGATCATCGGTGCGAATTTCTGCAGAGTACCGATGGGGATTTTCCCCATGCGCTACAACTTCACCCGGAAAGCTCTCCGCAGCCACCCCTGCACTTCACCCGGGATACGCACCCCTCCCCCCGACCTGCCCTGTCACTTGTCACTCCCCTCACTACCCTCACCAATGCCATCCACTTACACTCGGGGCTACGCTCCCGCATTCCCCGAATCCATCACACATGGACAACTCAAATCATACACACTTTGATTCGCCATGACGTTCAACTGTGCTATGGG GGTGTTGCCCGCGCCATCAAGGAGGGTCTCGTCAAGCGTGAGGAGCTCTTCATCGTCTCCAAGCTCTGGAACACCTTCCACGATGGCGAGCGCGTAGAGCCCATCGTCAAGAAGCAGCTCGCCGACTGGGGCGTCGACTACTTCGACCTCTACCTCATCCACTTCCCCGTCGCCCTCGAGTACGTCGACCCCTCCGTCAGATACCCTCCCGGCTGGCACTACGATGGCAAGTCCGAAATCCGCCCCTCCAAGGCCTCCATCCAGGAGACCTGGACTGCCATGGAGAGCCTCGTTGAGAACAAGCTCTCCAAGAGCATCGGTGTCTCCAACTTCCAGGGCCAGCTCCTCTACGACCTCCTCCGCTACGCCAAGATCCCTCCTGCTACCCTGCAGATCGAGCACCACCCCTACCTGGTCCAGCCTGACCTGATCAAGCTGGCTGCCAACGAGGGCATCGCCGTCACCGCCTACTCTTCCTTCGGCCCTGCTTCCTTCAAGGAGTTCAACATGGAGCACGCTACCGACTTTGTCCCTCTCTTTGAGGAGCCAACCGTCACGGCCATTGCCAAGAAGCACAACAAGGAGCCTTCCCAGGTCCTTCTCCGCTGGGCTACCCAGCGTGGTCTTGCTGTCATCCCCAAGACCAGCCGCAAGCACGTCCTTGCCCAGAACCTGTCTGTCACCGACTTCGACCTCGAGCAGTCCGAGATCGACAAGATCAGCTCCCTTGACAGGAAGACTCGCTTCAACCAGCCCGCAAAC TACTTCCCCACTGAGAAGCTTTGGATCTTTG AGAGCGGTCTTTTGGTAGTGCAACTGGCGGTGTGCGTGGGAAATCTGTCCGACATGTGTCAAACCACGTACGAC CCAAGTTGGAAATCCCGCTCGCCCGTGACATGCAGCGTTTACACGCCCAAAGTCAGAAAAAGCCGCCCGCCCATTGAAGAATGCATCATACCTGTCATCATGTACTCATGCTCGCCAAACAGCGTAGCTGAGTATGTGTGA